One Arthrobacter sp. StoSoilB19 DNA window includes the following coding sequences:
- a CDS encoding histidinol-phosphate transaminase, protein MNDQLERLNRLPLRSNLRGLTPYGAPQLDVPILLNVNENTHGVPADVRAAISAAVTEAAAGLNRYPDREFTDLRKALAEYLGHGLDESNLWAANGSNEVLQQILQAFGGPGRTALGFPPTYSMYPLLASGTDTQYITGVRSEGYDLSAESAARQVEELRPNIVFLCSPNNPTGTGLGLDVVEAVYDAGEDSQTVVIVDEAYHEFAHDGTPSALTLLPGRERLIVSRTMSKAFALAGARLGYMAAAPEVTDALRLVRLPYHLSAITQATALAALQHREALMADVQDIKAQRDRIVAELTRMGLKPAASDSNYVFFGGLENPHQVWQELLDAGVLIRDVGIPGHLRVTAGTEAETTAFLTSLERILAGQAALPA, encoded by the coding sequence GTGAACGACCAGCTAGAGCGTCTGAACCGACTTCCCCTCCGCAGCAATCTTCGCGGGCTGACCCCCTACGGGGCACCCCAACTGGACGTTCCCATTTTGCTGAACGTCAATGAGAACACCCATGGTGTTCCGGCGGACGTGCGCGCCGCCATCAGCGCGGCGGTCACGGAAGCAGCTGCAGGCCTCAACCGGTACCCGGACAGGGAATTCACCGACCTGCGGAAAGCTCTCGCGGAATACCTGGGGCACGGGCTCGACGAATCAAACCTCTGGGCAGCCAACGGCTCCAACGAGGTCCTGCAGCAGATCCTCCAGGCCTTCGGCGGCCCCGGCCGCACCGCCCTGGGCTTTCCACCCACGTACTCCATGTACCCCCTGCTCGCCAGCGGAACCGACACCCAATACATCACGGGAGTGCGCTCGGAAGGCTACGACCTGAGCGCCGAATCCGCCGCCCGGCAGGTCGAGGAGCTGCGGCCCAACATCGTCTTCCTCTGCTCGCCCAACAACCCCACGGGGACCGGCCTGGGGCTTGACGTTGTGGAGGCTGTCTATGACGCCGGCGAGGACAGCCAGACCGTGGTGATCGTCGACGAGGCCTACCACGAGTTCGCGCATGACGGCACGCCCAGCGCCCTGACCCTGCTGCCCGGCCGGGAGCGGCTGATAGTTTCCCGCACCATGAGCAAGGCCTTCGCACTCGCCGGCGCCCGCCTCGGCTACATGGCCGCGGCCCCGGAGGTCACCGATGCCCTGCGGCTGGTGCGCCTTCCGTACCACCTGTCCGCGATTACCCAGGCAACCGCACTGGCCGCGCTCCAACACCGCGAGGCACTGATGGCCGATGTCCAGGACATCAAGGCGCAGCGGGACCGCATTGTGGCCGAACTGACCAGGATGGGCCTCAAGCCTGCCGCCTCGGACTCCAACTACGTGTTCTTCGGGGGCCTGGAAAATCCGCACCAGGTATGGCAGGAGCTGCTGGACGCCGGAGTGCTCATCCGCGACGTGGGCATCCCCGGCCACCTTCGGGTCACCGCAGGCACTGAGGCGGAAACCACAGCCTTCCTTACCTCCCTGGAACGCATCCTTGCGGGCCAGGCCGCGCTTCCCGCCTAG
- the hisB gene encoding imidazoleglycerol-phosphate dehydratase HisB — protein sequence MSPTGSNTAAARTARMERATSESSVLVEINLDGTGVSDIDTSVPFYDHMLTALCKHSLIDMTVKATGDTHIDVHHTVEDVAITFGEVLRTALGNKAGIRRFGEATVPLDEALANAVVDVSGRPYLVHGGEPAGQEYHLIGGHFTGSLTRHVFEAITLHAGICLHMNVLAGRDPHHIVEAQFKAFARALRAAVEPDPRVEGIPSTKGAL from the coding sequence ATGAGTCCCACCGGATCGAATACGGCTGCGGCCCGGACCGCCCGCATGGAGCGTGCCACCAGCGAGTCCTCCGTGCTCGTGGAGATCAACCTCGATGGAACCGGCGTATCGGACATCGATACCTCCGTGCCGTTCTACGACCACATGCTCACGGCCCTGTGCAAGCACTCCCTGATCGACATGACGGTCAAGGCCACGGGTGACACCCACATCGACGTCCACCACACTGTTGAGGACGTGGCCATCACCTTCGGCGAGGTCCTGCGGACCGCCCTCGGGAACAAGGCCGGGATCCGCCGGTTCGGTGAGGCCACCGTTCCGCTGGACGAAGCGCTTGCGAACGCTGTGGTGGACGTGTCCGGACGCCCGTACCTGGTGCACGGGGGCGAGCCGGCCGGGCAGGAGTACCATCTGATCGGCGGCCACTTCACCGGTTCCCTGACCCGCCACGTCTTCGAAGCCATCACACTGCACGCCGGCATCTGCCTGCACATGAACGTGCTGGCCGGACGGGACCCGCACCACATCGTCGAGGCACAGTTCAAGGCCTTCGCCCGCGCCCTCCGCGCCGCCGTCGAACCCGATCCCCGGGTTGAAGGCATCCCCTCCACCAAGGGGGCGCTGTGA
- the hisH gene encoding imidazole glycerol phosphate synthase subunit HisH — translation MSGQVLKDGAIIDPSASGKLPSPEGKPTVTVLDYGSGNVRSAVRALERAGAEVVLSAKPEDVLNADGLVVPGVGAFETVMRELKAVDGIRLIGRRVAGGRPVLGICVGLQVLFEAGVEHGTEAEGIGEWPGKVEALPAEVVPHMGWNTVKVPEGSKLFAGVENERFYFVHSYGVQEWNFDVIQPRMAPPLVTWSEHGGPFIAAVENGPLCATQFHPEKSGDAGARLLRNWVEGLRKPAGGQSAAAPADAGSDA, via the coding sequence GTGAGCGGCCAGGTCCTCAAAGACGGCGCGATCATCGATCCGTCAGCATCAGGCAAGCTGCCTTCACCCGAGGGCAAACCCACGGTCACCGTGCTCGATTACGGTTCCGGGAACGTCAGGTCCGCAGTCCGGGCACTGGAACGTGCCGGCGCGGAAGTAGTCCTGAGCGCCAAGCCCGAGGATGTACTGAACGCGGACGGCCTGGTGGTTCCGGGCGTAGGTGCGTTCGAGACCGTCATGCGCGAACTCAAGGCCGTGGACGGCATCAGGCTGATCGGCAGGCGGGTGGCAGGCGGACGCCCCGTGCTTGGAATCTGCGTGGGCCTCCAGGTCCTTTTTGAAGCCGGAGTGGAACACGGCACCGAAGCCGAAGGCATTGGCGAATGGCCCGGCAAGGTAGAGGCCCTCCCCGCGGAGGTGGTTCCGCACATGGGCTGGAACACGGTCAAGGTGCCGGAAGGCTCGAAACTCTTTGCCGGGGTCGAAAACGAACGCTTCTACTTCGTGCACTCATACGGCGTGCAGGAATGGAACTTCGACGTCATCCAGCCACGGATGGCGCCGCCCCTGGTCACCTGGTCCGAACACGGCGGCCCCTTCATCGCCGCCGTCGAGAACGGCCCCCTCTGCGCCACCCAGTTCCACCCCGAAAAGTCCGGCGACGCCGGTGCGCGGCTCCTGCGCAACTGGGTGGAAGGCCTGCGGAAACCGGCCGGCGGTCAGTCCGCTGCAGCACCGGCGGACGCCGGCAGTGACGCCTAG
- the priA gene encoding bifunctional 1-(5-phosphoribosyl)-5-((5-phosphoribosylamino)methylideneamino)imidazole-4-carboxamide isomerase/phosphoribosylanthranilate isomerase PriA: MTTAHDLPVLELLPAVDVVNGQAVRLVQGEAGSETSYGTPLEAALNWQQQGAEWVHLVDLDAAFGRGSNADLLREVVGRLDIKVELSGGLRDDETLEAALDLGVARVNLGTAALENPEWTRRAIERFGDKIAVGLDVRGTTLAGRGWTKEGGDLWEVLGRLEEAGCSRYVVTDVTKDGTLQGPNVELLRQMVEKTGKPVVASGGISSLDDLKVLRSLVPLGVEGAIVGKALYAGAFTLPEALDVAGRR, from the coding sequence ATGACCACCGCACATGACCTGCCGGTACTTGAACTGCTGCCAGCCGTCGACGTCGTCAACGGCCAGGCCGTCCGGCTGGTCCAGGGCGAGGCGGGCAGTGAAACCAGCTACGGCACCCCCCTTGAAGCTGCGCTGAACTGGCAGCAGCAAGGCGCCGAATGGGTGCACCTGGTGGACCTGGACGCCGCCTTCGGCCGCGGCTCCAACGCAGACCTGCTCCGGGAAGTCGTGGGCCGGCTGGACATCAAGGTGGAGCTCTCCGGAGGCCTCCGCGACGACGAAACACTGGAAGCCGCCCTTGACCTGGGCGTGGCCCGGGTCAACCTGGGAACGGCTGCACTGGAGAACCCGGAGTGGACCCGCCGGGCCATCGAACGCTTTGGCGACAAAATCGCCGTGGGCCTCGACGTCCGCGGAACAACCCTCGCCGGCCGCGGCTGGACCAAGGAAGGCGGGGACCTCTGGGAGGTCCTTGGCCGTCTCGAAGAGGCCGGCTGCTCCCGCTACGTCGTGACCGACGTGACCAAGGACGGCACTCTGCAGGGCCCCAACGTCGAACTCCTCCGCCAGATGGTGGAAAAGACCGGCAAGCCGGTTGTGGCTTCCGGCGGCATCTCCAGCCTGGACGACCTGAAGGTCCTCCGGTCCCTGGTCCCGCTGGGCGTGGAAGGCGCGATTGTGGGCAAGGCCCTGTACGCCGGAGCCTTCACGCTGCCCGAAGCCCTCGACGTCGCCGGCCGGCGCTGA
- a CDS encoding SseB family protein: protein MPNVEEPGRQPARQLPGHIAAALSGAGGATDSAGQPWAGRSLAGDDGRIHNFEDDDGTADAGYLAALDALRQGAGDEARVVAALATARVFIPIVAQLAEESETAHGLHADKQADMALVTLKAADGRTALPAFTSAAALTAWHPQARPVAVYAARAALSAVAEGAELLVLDPGADVTFVVRRPGVWALAKQHDWTPSYNDPQLADEMARAASGFAAIRSIGLMPGRGVASSAADGAVVPGGGAGPELQVVLYLEDGLDAAGVQKLVANLQAEWSRNVLFGERVDSLEIKLRRAPD, encoded by the coding sequence ATGCCTAACGTCGAGGAGCCAGGGCGGCAGCCAGCACGCCAGCTGCCCGGACATATCGCGGCAGCCCTGTCCGGCGCTGGTGGCGCCACGGATTCGGCGGGCCAGCCATGGGCAGGACGCAGCCTGGCCGGTGACGACGGCAGGATCCACAACTTCGAGGACGACGACGGAACGGCCGACGCCGGCTACCTCGCCGCCCTGGACGCGCTCCGGCAAGGGGCAGGCGATGAAGCACGCGTCGTGGCCGCCCTGGCAACGGCCCGGGTCTTCATTCCGATTGTGGCGCAGCTGGCTGAAGAGTCGGAAACAGCCCACGGACTGCACGCTGACAAGCAGGCGGACATGGCGCTGGTAACGCTGAAGGCGGCCGACGGCAGGACTGCCCTCCCCGCCTTCACCTCGGCCGCCGCGCTGACCGCCTGGCATCCCCAGGCCCGGCCCGTCGCCGTGTACGCCGCGCGGGCTGCCCTCTCGGCAGTCGCCGAAGGCGCCGAGCTCCTGGTCCTGGACCCGGGCGCCGACGTGACGTTCGTGGTGCGCCGTCCGGGGGTCTGGGCACTGGCAAAGCAGCACGACTGGACCCCCTCCTACAACGACCCCCAGCTGGCCGATGAAATGGCGCGCGCAGCCTCCGGGTTCGCCGCCATCCGCAGCATTGGGCTTATGCCGGGCAGGGGAGTGGCTTCCAGTGCTGCCGATGGCGCAGTAGTCCCTGGCGGGGGTGCCGGGCCGGAACTTCAGGTGGTGCTGTACCTTGAGGACGGCCTGGACGCCGCCGGTGTCCAGAAACTGGTGGCCAACCTCCAGGCGGAGTGGTCGCGGAATGTATTGTTTGGGGAGCGCGTCGACTCCTTGGAAATCAAACTGAGGCGCGCTCCCGACTAG
- a CDS encoding MFS transporter: MNFALYRELLAVRPIRRLLLVGMIARIPHSAAGVLLTLHIVLTLGQGYAAAGAAAAVMTIGIALGAPWRGRRVDTVGLRTALIPSVISETLIWSVVPHVSYQWLLPLVFVGGLLTLPIFSVVRQSLGVLAEGDQRRTAFALDAITTEMVFMIGPAAGAVVATSGFTVAGLTVVGVATSLAGLSLMWFNPPTRSPAQTAECAGDEQHAAEAAVVATAPAHVQEAAAELSPAGTAGRAAEGLRGRLAGGFAWFTATVAALFAVAAGAGMVLSGTDVGIVAALETGGRQSEIGIVFVFWCAASVVGGLIYGAMHRPIPPVILLLGMAALTLPMAFAHDTWTLALVSILPGLLCAPVLSAASEKVADLVSEERRGEAMGWYGSALTAGVALGSPLAGIFIDLMGPSGGFVSVGAAGVVLCLVGLALQQRRRKAAA, translated from the coding sequence GTGAATTTCGCTCTCTACCGGGAGTTGCTCGCCGTCCGGCCAATCCGCCGGCTGCTGCTGGTTGGCATGATCGCCCGCATCCCGCACTCAGCGGCCGGGGTGCTCCTGACCCTGCACATCGTCCTCACCCTTGGCCAGGGCTATGCCGCGGCCGGTGCCGCCGCAGCGGTCATGACCATCGGTATTGCCCTGGGCGCCCCGTGGCGCGGCAGGCGCGTTGACACCGTAGGGTTGCGGACCGCACTCATCCCGTCCGTGATCTCGGAGACGCTGATCTGGTCTGTGGTGCCGCACGTGTCCTACCAGTGGCTCCTCCCACTGGTCTTCGTGGGCGGCCTGCTCACGCTGCCAATTTTCAGCGTGGTCCGGCAGTCCCTGGGCGTCCTGGCGGAGGGCGACCAGCGCCGCACCGCGTTCGCCCTGGACGCCATCACCACCGAAATGGTGTTCATGATCGGGCCGGCCGCCGGCGCCGTGGTGGCCACCAGTGGATTCACCGTTGCCGGGTTGACCGTGGTGGGCGTGGCCACGTCCCTGGCAGGGCTGTCCCTCATGTGGTTCAACCCGCCCACCCGCAGTCCGGCGCAAACCGCCGAATGCGCCGGGGATGAGCAACATGCCGCGGAAGCCGCCGTGGTCGCCACCGCTCCGGCCCACGTCCAGGAAGCCGCCGCGGAACTGTCACCGGCCGGGACGGCCGGCCGTGCGGCAGAGGGACTGCGCGGAAGGCTGGCGGGCGGCTTCGCGTGGTTCACCGCAACGGTCGCGGCACTCTTTGCTGTTGCCGCCGGCGCCGGCATGGTCCTGAGCGGCACCGACGTTGGCATCGTTGCGGCGCTGGAAACCGGAGGGCGCCAGAGCGAGATCGGCATCGTGTTCGTCTTCTGGTGCGCCGCCTCGGTGGTGGGCGGACTCATCTACGGCGCCATGCACCGGCCCATCCCGCCTGTCATCCTGCTGCTGGGAATGGCGGCGCTGACGCTGCCCATGGCCTTCGCCCACGACACCTGGACGCTGGCACTGGTTTCCATCCTGCCCGGCCTGCTCTGCGCTCCCGTCCTCTCCGCAGCCTCCGAAAAGGTCGCGGACCTGGTGTCGGAGGAACGGCGCGGGGAGGCGATGGGCTGGTACGGCTCAGCCCTGACCGCCGGTGTTGCCCTCGGCTCGCCGCTGGCCGGCATCTTCATCGACCTCATGGGACCGTCCGGGGGTTTCGTTTCGGTTGGCGCCGCCGGCGTCGTGCTGTGCCTGGTGGGCCTGGCCCTCCAGCAGCGCCGCCGAAAAGCCGCCGCCTGA
- a CDS encoding DUF1844 domain-containing protein: MSTSDSNSYVFEPGDAGADVSQQIRDISEVPAIEVITTAAVHLMSAAAVKLGLAAEDNAAELKDLDEARKLITALAGLVTAAAPEIGSQHAGPLRDGLRSLQLAFREESLIPDAPGKGPGEKYTGAVN; the protein is encoded by the coding sequence ATGAGCACCTCAGACAGTAATTCGTACGTCTTCGAGCCCGGTGACGCAGGCGCAGACGTTTCACAACAGATCCGGGACATCTCGGAAGTCCCCGCCATCGAGGTCATCACCACGGCCGCCGTGCACCTCATGAGCGCAGCCGCGGTAAAGCTTGGCCTGGCCGCAGAAGACAACGCGGCCGAGCTGAAGGACCTGGACGAGGCCCGGAAGCTGATCACCGCCCTGGCCGGTCTGGTGACGGCAGCTGCCCCCGAAATCGGCTCGCAGCACGCCGGACCGTTGCGCGATGGGCTGCGGTCCCTCCAGCTGGCGTTCCGTGAAGAGTCGCTGATTCCGGATGCACCGGGCAAGGGCCCGGGCGAAAAGTACACCGGCGCAGTGAACTAA
- the infC gene encoding translation initiation factor IF-3 produces MRLVGPAGEQVGIVRIEDALRLAAESDLDLVEVAPQAKPPVCKLMDFGKYKYEAAVKAREARKNQTNTVLKEIRFRLKIDTHDYETKRGHALRFLGAGDKVKAMIQFRGREQQRPEMGIRLLQRFADDVAEVGVVESSPRIDGRNMVMVVGPLKNKAEAKAEARRATQRAEAKAQNEAKASGRVDTSGEDQAPLTQSLADLLPEGFTVSTEPEAVAEDNAPAEAPAVAAPEQEAPKQEAPKAAAPKQEAPKQEAPKAAAPKQEAPKQEAPKAAAPKAAPAPRPAAAAKPEAAAPAAPKPAAVPAPPKPVARPAAPKPAARPAPKAAPKPAGKKTN; encoded by the coding sequence GTGCGGCTGGTCGGCCCTGCAGGTGAACAGGTAGGAATCGTCCGTATTGAGGATGCCCTGCGACTGGCTGCCGAGTCCGACCTTGATCTCGTTGAAGTTGCACCTCAGGCGAAGCCTCCGGTGTGCAAGCTGATGGACTTCGGCAAGTACAAGTACGAGGCCGCGGTCAAGGCACGTGAGGCCCGGAAGAACCAGACGAACACTGTTCTGAAGGAAATCCGTTTCCGGTTGAAGATCGACACCCACGACTACGAGACCAAGCGCGGCCACGCCCTGCGCTTCCTCGGTGCCGGGGACAAGGTCAAGGCCATGATCCAGTTCCGTGGCCGTGAGCAGCAGCGTCCGGAGATGGGCATCCGCCTGCTCCAGCGCTTCGCGGACGACGTCGCCGAAGTTGGCGTGGTGGAGTCCAGCCCCCGCATTGACGGCCGCAACATGGTCATGGTGGTTGGGCCGCTGAAGAACAAGGCTGAAGCCAAGGCTGAGGCACGGCGCGCCACGCAGCGGGCCGAGGCCAAGGCCCAGAACGAAGCCAAGGCTTCCGGACGCGTTGACACGTCCGGCGAGGACCAGGCCCCCTTGACGCAGTCACTGGCGGACCTGCTGCCCGAAGGTTTCACCGTCTCCACGGAGCCGGAGGCTGTAGCCGAGGACAACGCCCCCGCCGAGGCGCCCGCTGTTGCGGCACCTGAGCAGGAAGCTCCGAAGCAGGAAGCCCCCAAGGCTGCTGCGCCGAAGCAGGAAGCTCCGAAGCAGGAAGCCCCCAAGGCTGCTGCGCCGAAGCAGGAAGCTCCGAAGCAGGAAGCCCCCAAGGCTGCTGCGCCGAAGGCCGCTCCGGCTCCCAGGCCTGCAGCTGCCGCCAAGCCGGAAGCCGCCGCGCCGGCGGCACCGAAACCGGCCGCTGTGCCTGCACCACCCAAGCCGGTGGCCAGGCCTGCTGCGCCGAAGCCTGCTGCGCGCCCTGCCCCCAAGGCAGCGCCGAAGCCGGCCGGCAAGAAGACCAACTAG
- the rpmI gene encoding 50S ribosomal protein L35: MPKMKTHSGAKKRFKLTGSGKLRRQQANRRHYLEHKSSRLTRRLAGDRIVFKGDAKVIRKMLGI, encoded by the coding sequence ATGCCGAAGATGAAGACCCACAGTGGTGCTAAGAAGCGCTTCAAGCTGACCGGCAGCGGCAAGCTGCGCCGCCAGCAGGCCAACCGCCGCCACTACCTGGAGCACAAGTCCTCCCGCCTGACCCGCCGCCTTGCCGGCGACCGGATCGTCTTCAAGGGCGACGCCAAGGTCATCCGGAAGATGCTCGGCATCTAA
- the rplT gene encoding 50S ribosomal protein L20 yields the protein MARVKRAVNAHKKRRVVLERAKGYRGQRSRLYRKAKEQLLHSFVYSYGDRKKKKGDFRRLWIQRINAASRANGLTYNRLIQGLKAAEVEVDRRMLAELAVSDANAFAALVQVAKDSLPADTSAKKAAAA from the coding sequence GTGGCACGTGTGAAGAGGGCGGTCAACGCCCACAAGAAGCGCCGGGTTGTTCTTGAACGCGCAAAGGGTTACCGCGGACAGCGTTCGCGCCTGTACCGCAAGGCCAAGGAGCAGCTGCTGCACTCGTTTGTGTACAGCTACGGCGACCGCAAGAAGAAGAAGGGTGACTTCCGCCGCCTGTGGATCCAGCGCATCAACGCTGCGTCCCGCGCCAACGGCCTCACCTACAACCGCCTCATCCAGGGCCTGAAGGCCGCCGAGGTCGAGGTTGACCGCCGTATGCTGGCCGAGCTTGCCGTCTCTGACGCCAACGCCTTCGCCGCGCTGGTCCAGGTGGCCAAGGACTCCCTTCCGGCAGACACCTCCGCCAAGAAGGCAGCCGCAGCCTAG
- a CDS encoding RNA methyltransferase, whose product MNETGRPQDLPLSNPRADRVRDVAKLAGRPVRLKRGQFLAEGPQAVREALKLHQQRLAAGGPGVVTEVFASESCLDRFPEFEELSEGTSARLATDEVLAAMADTVNPQGIVAVCRFVDVALADVLDAGPRLIAVLCQVRDPGNAGTVLRAADSAGADAVVFTTSSVDIYNPKAVRSTAGSLFHLPVVLAADPAELAAACKARGIGILAADGYGQLDLDVLQDENARRRLTGTGPESVYDLAGPTAWFFGNEAQGLSAEELELADHRVAVPVYGAAESLNLGTAATVCLYASARSQRRAAAAVGQEQAG is encoded by the coding sequence ATGAACGAAACCGGGCGCCCGCAAGACCTTCCACTTTCCAACCCCCGAGCTGATCGGGTCAGGGATGTGGCAAAGCTTGCAGGGCGCCCGGTCCGTTTAAAGCGCGGGCAGTTCCTGGCCGAGGGCCCGCAGGCCGTCCGTGAAGCACTCAAGCTCCACCAGCAGCGTCTTGCGGCGGGAGGTCCCGGAGTAGTGACTGAGGTCTTCGCCAGCGAAAGCTGCCTTGACCGTTTTCCCGAATTTGAAGAGCTCTCCGAGGGCACCAGCGCACGGCTGGCCACGGATGAGGTCCTGGCAGCCATGGCGGACACCGTCAACCCGCAGGGGATAGTGGCGGTCTGCAGGTTTGTGGACGTGGCTCTGGCGGACGTGCTCGACGCCGGGCCCCGCCTGATTGCCGTGCTGTGCCAGGTGCGGGACCCGGGGAACGCGGGAACGGTCCTGCGTGCGGCCGATTCCGCCGGTGCCGACGCCGTGGTGTTCACGACGTCCAGCGTGGACATCTACAACCCCAAGGCCGTCCGGTCCACCGCAGGTTCGCTGTTCCACCTTCCGGTGGTGCTGGCCGCCGATCCCGCGGAACTCGCTGCAGCCTGCAAGGCCCGCGGCATCGGCATCCTTGCCGCCGACGGCTACGGGCAGCTGGACCTTGATGTCCTGCAGGACGAGAACGCCCGGCGCCGGCTCACCGGAACAGGGCCGGAGTCTGTGTACGACCTCGCCGGTCCCACGGCCTGGTTCTTTGGGAACGAGGCGCAGGGACTCTCCGCGGAGGAGCTGGAACTGGCCGACCACCGGGTGGCCGTTCCTGTCTACGGCGCCGCCGAGAGCCTCAACCTTGGGACGGCGGCCACGGTATGCCTCTACGCCAGCGCCCGCTCCCAGCGCCGTGCGGCAGCTGCAGTGGGGCAGGAACAGGCCGGATAG
- a CDS encoding GlsB/YeaQ/YmgE family stress response membrane protein, with the protein MGFLAWIILGLIVGAIVKAVMPGRVGGGWVTSLILGVVGAIVGGWIGSLLFNKGDLAFFDLGTWILAIVGGLLVAGIYGAVTGRGKATRAP; encoded by the coding sequence ATGGGTTTTCTTGCTTGGATTATTTTGGGCCTCATAGTCGGGGCCATCGTTAAGGCCGTTATGCCCGGACGGGTCGGCGGCGGCTGGGTCACCAGCCTCATCCTCGGTGTCGTCGGTGCCATTGTTGGCGGCTGGATTGGCAGCCTCCTGTTCAACAAGGGCGATCTTGCCTTCTTCGACCTCGGCACCTGGATTCTCGCTATCGTCGGCGGCCTGCTTGTCGCCGGCATCTACGGAGCAGTCACCGGACGCGGAAAAGCAACCCGCGCACCCTGA
- a CDS encoding MFS transporter — protein sequence MSSVLSPSTATRSTTPNIGMAIFALAMGGVGIGVTEFTMMGLLKEVEQGLAITTPQAGNLISAYALGVVVGAPLLAAVGARLPRKKLALGLLLFFTVANLASFVAPDYGWMLVSRFAAGLPHGAFFGVAAVIAASLVPPTRRGWAISMVMAGLSVSNVVGVPFATWLGQTFGWRLLFVLVGAIGLLALAMVWKFVPFQHAHSDASIRRELGALKRLQVWLALLVGIVGFGGFFATYTYIAHTMTSVAGIPSTLIPLVVALYGLGMVAGNVVGGRLADKSVMGTLYRVLPAIAVALVVYAVAAHWQWSAMVMVFVVGASGSMLIPALQTRLLDASPDAPSLASSLNHAALNVANALGAFLGGLVIALGWGFVAPALVGAVLAVLGFGVALLSGLLERKRPLAA from the coding sequence ATGAGCAGCGTTCTTTCCCCGTCCACGGCAACCCGCAGCACGACCCCCAACATCGGCATGGCGATTTTCGCCCTGGCCATGGGCGGCGTAGGCATCGGCGTCACCGAGTTCACCATGATGGGCCTGCTCAAGGAAGTGGAGCAGGGCCTGGCAATTACCACTCCGCAGGCCGGCAACCTGATCTCCGCCTATGCGCTGGGGGTAGTGGTAGGCGCTCCGCTGCTGGCCGCCGTCGGCGCCAGGCTCCCCCGCAAGAAACTGGCGCTGGGGCTGCTGCTGTTCTTTACCGTGGCCAACCTGGCGTCATTCGTTGCCCCCGACTATGGCTGGATGCTGGTGTCCCGCTTTGCCGCCGGCCTGCCGCACGGAGCGTTCTTCGGCGTTGCAGCCGTCATCGCGGCTTCCCTCGTTCCGCCCACACGGCGCGGTTGGGCCATCTCCATGGTCATGGCCGGGCTCAGCGTCTCCAACGTCGTGGGAGTACCGTTCGCCACCTGGCTGGGACAGACCTTCGGCTGGCGCCTGCTGTTTGTCCTGGTCGGTGCCATCGGCCTGCTGGCACTGGCCATGGTGTGGAAATTCGTCCCCTTCCAGCACGCCCACTCCGACGCGAGCATCCGGCGCGAGCTCGGGGCCCTCAAACGGCTCCAGGTATGGCTGGCACTCCTGGTGGGCATCGTGGGTTTCGGCGGCTTCTTCGCCACCTATACCTACATCGCCCACACCATGACCTCCGTGGCCGGCATCCCCTCCACCCTGATCCCCCTTGTGGTGGCGCTCTACGGTCTTGGCATGGTGGCCGGGAACGTCGTCGGCGGCAGGCTCGCTGACAAATCCGTCATGGGCACCCTGTACCGGGTCCTCCCTGCCATCGCCGTGGCTCTGGTGGTCTATGCGGTGGCGGCGCACTGGCAGTGGAGCGCCATGGTCATGGTGTTTGTGGTGGGAGCTTCCGGTTCCATGCTCATCCCCGCTCTGCAGACCCGGCTGCTGGACGCCTCGCCGGATGCCCCATCGCTGGCATCCTCCCTCAACCATGCCGCGCTGAACGTCGCCAACGCGCTGGGAGCCTTCCTCGGCGGCCTTGTCATCGCCCTCGGGTGGGGCTTTGTTGCCCCGGCGCTGGTCGGCGCCGTCCTCGCCGTCCTTGGTTTCGGCGTCGCGCTCCTCAGCGGCCTGCTCGAACGCAAGAGGCCGCTGGCTGCCTGA
- a CDS encoding (deoxy)nucleoside triphosphate pyrophosphohydrolase: MTGLIQVVGGAVVDRLANPAALLVARRSAPEHLAGLWEFPGGKVEAGEEPETALVRELAEELGIGVRLGLELHAETPAGWPLNDRASMRVWFAEVTHGEPLPLEDHDELRWVDLRDREAVLTLPWIPADYPIVHALLESVGSSLGRSR, from the coding sequence GTGACTGGACTGATTCAGGTTGTGGGCGGAGCTGTGGTGGACCGGCTGGCCAATCCGGCTGCCCTGTTGGTGGCACGGCGAAGCGCGCCGGAGCACCTGGCGGGGCTGTGGGAGTTCCCCGGCGGCAAGGTGGAGGCCGGGGAGGAACCCGAAACGGCGCTGGTGAGGGAGCTGGCTGAGGAACTGGGAATCGGCGTGCGCCTGGGACTGGAACTTCATGCGGAAACACCGGCTGGCTGGCCCCTCAATGACCGGGCCAGTATGAGGGTGTGGTTCGCTGAGGTGACCCACGGCGAACCATTGCCCCTTGAAGACCATGACGAACTGCGCTGGGTGGACCTGCGGGACCGGGAAGCTGTCCTCACCTTGCCGTGGATCCCCGCCGACTATCCGATTGTCCATGCGCTGCTGGAATCCGTGGGATCGTCGCTGGGCCGGAGCCGCTAG